The Pantoea eucalypti sequence GGTTCGCCAGCTGGGTACGCGCTTCCAGCAGCTTGCTCAGTGGCTCGACGTTACGAGCCACCGCATCCGGCGAAAAGTCATCCATGCTGTCAAAGGTGAGATCGATGTTCAGCTTGCCTTCGCCATTCAGGGTGTTGTCCACCTGGAACGCGGCGCGCGGCTTCAGCGCTTTCATGCGCTCATCGAAGTTGTCGATGTCGATCTCCAGGAATTTCCGTTCGTCGATGCCCGGCTGCGGCTCCAGCGGTTTACCCACCAGATCCGCCAGCACGCCCATCACAAACGGCAGCTGGATTTTGCGTTCCGCGCCATAAATTTCCACGTCATATTCAATCTGGACGCGAGGCGCGCGATTGCGGGCAATGAACTTCTGCCCACTGGATTTGCTTGTTGCCATGGTTTTCTCCATCAATGATGCGCGGATAATGTGTCACAGCAGGCGCGCAGGTCCCGCTGTGTGAGTGGGTCACGCCTGCTTAGTCGCGACGTCCGAAAATGGTTTCCAGCTGATGAACGCCATCGGGTGCCAGTTCGCGGATGATCTCCAGAAAGTCGCGCTCGATTAAGCGCTGTACCCGATCAATCATCAGCGGGGCCGGATGACTCGGCTCATGCTGGGTGAAGTACAGTTTCACTTTCTCCAGCATCAGCTGCGCGTCGGCGCGGGAACTGATCTGTACCGTGCGCCAGTCCGCTGCAGCGCGCGGGGCCGCTGCGACAGCCGCCGGTGCAGCGGCTTCTGCGGTCTGTTCCGCCGCTGCGGTGGGAATCAGCTGGCTGAGGTCCGTGGCCTGGCAGCGTTCGGCGATCAGTGCAATCTGTCGGCGCATCTGTATCAGTTCAGGCACTGCCGCCTCGCCCAGCCGTTCGGCGATGGTTTCGCAGATGGTCTGCAGCCGCTCATGAATCTGCAGTACCGCCTCAATGCCGGGCTGGTCGCCGCGTGCCAGTTCGTCGATCAGACGCGGCAGGCCGCCGGGATAATCCGCCACTTCGGTTTTGCTGCCGTCACACAGGGCGGCAGCATCGCGCAGCGAGATGCCGTCGGACGGATAGCGCAGCAGCCAGCACTGACGCACCGCGCCGCTCAGGGAGGTCTTGTCACCCAGCAACGCCAGAGCATTGATACGGTAGAAGGGATCCTGTTCGCCGTACTCTTCCAGACGAGGCCACAGCGGCTCCCAGTAAAGCAGCAGCGCCTGTTCAATCAGCTTCAGACCCTGCGCATAGCCCGGCAACCCTTTCAGCTCCGTCCAGGCATGCGTCAGCGCCAGCATCACCCGCAAATCTTTGCTGCGGCCCAGTAAGGCTATTGCCAGCTTCTCAACTTTGTTCCAGTCGGCGGGTTCCGCGGGAATGATGGTATCGCCGAACTGCTGTTCCGCTTTGCCGGCACTGGCCTGCTCCATCGCCTGAAAATCGGCGTCGTACTCCAGGTTATCGCCGCCGGGATTCTCTTCACTGACCGGAGCCAGCAAGGCCTCTGTATTCATCGTCATGCGTGTCGCCTCAGGATTCAAACATCGGGGGATAAAGTCCGTTTCGTCCCGGCTTTGCCCCACCGGCCGGATCAAACAGCAATGAAAAGAGCTGAGCGGTGAAGTTACCGCTGTGGACCTGGGTATAAAGCGGGAAGCCGTCGCTTTGATTGGTCCACCAGAAACTGGTGTAAAACTGCGGGTCGAAGTTCTCGCCCGGCAGCGCCCAGTTCAGCGTCGAGGGCGTGTCGCCATGCCCGATGACGTTGAGAATATCTGATGACTCGCCCGCTTCCTGCGGCGGTTGCGGCTGCGGAATGCTGATCAGCGCCTGATCCAGTTGTTCCGGCGATCCGCCACCCTGCACCACCCGCAGCAGCGTATTGCCCACCTGCTGATACCACTCGCCGGAGCGGGCCAGCAGCGCGGGAGACCACTCGGCGGGGGTGAAGTGGCGCAGCGCGCAGAGCGGATAGTTACGCCCTACGCTGTCCCGTGCGGCGATCAGGCAGCCCATCTGGATCAGCTGACTGCCCAGCATCGGCGGCACCACAAAATTCCAGACCGGCGCGTTAAGGAACGGGCGCGACGGGGCGTTTTCACTCTCCTGGCTGCTCTGCCAGTGATGCAGGCCCACCTGAAACCAGCTGGACCATTGGCGATAGAGCACGTCAGGAAAGCGGCGCTTCACAAAGTCACCTGCGCTGGGCAATTTGCCGTACCAGCAGGGTGCAGCGTAATGAGTCATTGTCGGGTCCTGTTTCAGGGGCAGCTAAAGCCGGGAAGCTGGAACGGGTTACGAATGCTGCCAGGGGTGAACGACAGCGTGACCTGATGGCCCTCCACGCTGAACGTGGCTTCACGGGTCAGGCCGCCTGCAGCAGTAACCCGGGCGCGGTCAAAGAAACGATTGAGCGCCCAGGGGCCGCTGGTGACCAGCGTCGACGTGGTGCCGTTGGTCAGGCCCAGCTGCATCCGCACCTGGCTGGTGCCGCCAGGGCCGGGCCAGCTGACCATCTGCACGGCCTGCGGCCCGTGGCTGTAACGCAATTGCTGACCATCCACATCCAGCGTCAGGTTGAGGATGTCATTGTCCATTTTTACGGTGCGTAGCGTGACGCGGAAGCCTGGCGTGGTTGCGCCGTTGGCAAAGAACGCATCACGAATTGACTGCGCCTGCTGGAAAGGACGAAGCAGCGCTTCGCCACCCGGCAGCGTTTTGCCGTCAATACCTGGCGTAAAGCGCCACGATGCGTTGGTGGTGTCGACTTTGCTGGCCAGGTTGTCGCGGAAGAAGCTGTCCATCATGCCGCTGCCAGGCGCAAACATCCGGGCCAGGTCGTCAGGTGTCACTTCACTGCGCGCGGAGCGCACCAGCGGATAACGACCGGCGATCGCCTGACGACAGAAACTGCCCACCTCCATCGTGATACGTTTACGGACGTTATCCATGTCGCGGCGCTGTGCATCACTGCTGGCGCCGACCGCCATGCTGGAGACCATATTCTGTAGCGAACCGGGAAGTCTTCCGGCACTGGCTTGAAGACGACTGATCGCATCGCTGGCCGGTGGCGGCATTCCGCTGTTGGCGGCATCCTGCACCGCCGTGAGGTAGCGATAAAGGTCGTCAATCTGGTGCAGGAAGTCATCCACCGCCAGCACCTTGCTGCCCTGCTGCAGCGGCTGTGCCAGCTCAAGGATCGGCGCAAAGTGCACAGCAACGGCCTGTTCCGGAGAGACCTGCGTTGCCGCCTGTCCACGCGCAGCGCTCGCTTCAGGTGACGTAAACAGCGCTTCCAGAGTACGGGTGGCGCTGTTATCCGACGGTTTTGCTGCCTGCGCGGTTTTCTCATCGGGTTGCGCCCGGTTCAGCGTCAGCAGATTGCTGAGATTGATGACCAGCTGGCGCAGCGGCGAGTGATTGCCTGACAGCAGACGCGCGGTGTTGATACGTTGCGAAAGGTCGGCGCTGCTGTTGAGCTGGATATCACTCAGAAACTGCTCCCACTGGCGGATATAGTCCTGCACATAGAGCTGACGCACCGCGAGATCGGTCTGCTCACTTTTCTGTTGCGGCGCAGCACCGCCCAGTACCCAGAGATCGTCCTGATAAAGTGCCTGCGTTACCGGGGCAATCTGCTTATCGACATGCTGCCAGTAACCGTCCGGTGTATAGAGACCGGACACCCCGTCATTAACCGATTTACCGCTTTTGCGGGAAAACACCAGCTCGCTCTGAGGCCCGCCCAGCGACGCCAGCGTGACCGGTTGCAGGCTGTCATCCCGTTGCAGCAGGCGCTTCAGGCGTCCATAAACCCGCTGTGACAGCGGCATCTGATTAATCATTTCCTGCTCGCGCTTTACCAGTGCGTCATCCTTCGCGTAGGGCGACGAGTGGATCTGCGTTTCCAGCAGCTGTTGCAGATGCCACGCCAGCTGTTTTACCTGCTGCTGCGTGACGTTCTGCGGCAGCTCACGTGAGAGATTCAGCATCAGCCAGGCTTGCAGGAATTTGCCATCGTAGTGCTTCGGCTGATAGAGCATCTGATACGCCTTCAGCGCTTCATAGCTGTAGTCCGCATCGCTGCCAGTGTCATTACGCAGCCAGCGGGTGATGTTCTGTGCCACCTGCGGCAACAGCAGCTGTTTCAGTGCTTTGTCGTAAAGCGCGCGGGTTGCATCGCTGACCTCGGTGCCGCGATAAAGCCCCATGCGGCGCGTCAGCGGTGGAGACTCCAGCGAGAAGTCGGCGCTTTCTGGCAGGTGCAACAGGGTGTTGAGATAGGGCACCAGCGCAAAGAGATCGCCGTTGACCTGCTGCTGAAGCTGATTGCCCAGTTGCTCAACCTGTGGCCCTTTAGCAGCCATTTCCTGCAGGTAAGTTTTGTTCTTGCTGTAACTGGTAAGCCACAGTCCGCCCGCCACCAGTAGCAGCACCAGCAGCGCCAGATACCCCGACCACAATCCGGCGCGGTTGCGCAGTTCCCACCAGCGATTACTGCCCGCCAGGCCCGACTCCTGGAAAATCACATTTTCCAGCACTCCTTTCAGGAAGAAGCTCTGGCCTTTGTTCTGCGGAATTGGCGCGTCTTTATCAACCTGATCCCATCTGCCTGATTCGCCCGCCTGCTGGCCTGGCAGATTCAGCGCGCGGTTCAGCTCGCCCATCACCCGGTCAAACGGCAGTCCTTCCTGGGTGCCGCTGGCAAAATAGATGCCGCGTGGCGCGAACTGGGTTTCAAAATCGGAGCGGGCAAACAGCGTATCAAGTGCGTCTGCCAGTAATGGACGTAACGCCGCAAACTCCTGTGGGAAGAGATAACTTTCCGCCCGGGCCTGGGCGTCACTCTCCATCAGCAGACGGTCGGCCAGTCCGGCATCAAGTCGCTGTTGCAGCAGTGAATACTCCTGCTGGAACTGGCTGTTCAGCTCAAAATCGGCGGCAGATGCCTTCGCCCACGGAAAAGTGAACCCCCAGATTTGTTCGCGCTGGGCTTTGTCCAGCGAGCCGAAGTAGCTGCGGAAGCCTTTAAGCAGGTCAGCTTTGGTGACCAGCACATAGACCGGGAAACGGATGCCGAGACGATCGTGCAGCTCCATCAGACGCTGACGCAGCGCCAGCGCCTGGTTGCGCAGTGCCTCGGGCGACTGGCTCAGCAGATCGGATACGCTCAGGGTGACGATGACACCGTTAATTGGCTGACGTCCGCGATATTTACGCAGCAGGTCGAGGAAATGATGCCATTCGCTGGCATCGCTATCCTGCTGACTCTCCTGGGTGCTGTAGCGCCCGGCGGTATCGAGAAGGACTGCATCATTGGTGAACCACCAGTCGCAGTTGCGGGTGCCGCCGATGCCGCGCAGCGCCGACTTGCCGAACTTGTCCGCCAGCGGAAACTGCAGGCCGGAGTTGACCAGCGCGGTGGTTTTACCGGCACCGGGTGCGCCGATGATCATGTACCACGGCAGCTGATAGAGATACTGGCGGCCAAAGCGCTGCGCCCAGAACGGCGTACCCTTGCTGCTGTGGCGCTGAAAATGCGCCTTTCTCAGCATCTCTGTGGCTTCAGAGAAGCGCCCTGCCAGCACCTGCTCTTCACTGGTCAGACGCTGACGATCTGCTTCCGGCGCATCGCTTTTGCCGGTTTCCAGACTCGACATCAGCTTGCGGTTGAGCCAGTAATTGTAAAGCCGTGGGATCGCCTGCCCCAGACCCCAGACCAGATAGAGCAGTGCGATACTGATCATCCGGTTCTGCTCTGGTTCAAGCGGCCGCGAATCAACGATTGAGAAGACCGGGCCAATGACCCAGATAATGAATGAGAGCGCGGTGATGCCGACGAAGCCCCACGCGAGGCGGCTGGTCAGCACCGCAAACAGAATATTCAGCATGGATCAGTTCCCTCTCGCCAGGCCGTTGAGTTCGGCATGCGTCGCATCCGGCGCCACCAGCAGTGTGATTTCAACGCGACGGTTACGTGCGCGATTTTCTGCGCTGTTGTTTGGCACCAGCGGATTGCTTTCGCCGCGTCCTTCCGCTTTCACCCGTGATGGATCTGCCAGTTGCTGTTGCAGCAGGGACTGTACCGACCGCGCGCGTGCCAGCGAAAGCTCAAAGTTGGAGCCGAAGCGCGCACTGCGGATCGGTACGTTATCGCTGTAACCAATCACCTGAATCTGGCCACTGACGTTGTTCATGGCGGCGGCAATGCGCTGGATCACGTCGACATAGCGTCCGCGCACGTCGGTGGCCGCCGAAGCAAACAACCCATCCCCTTTCAGAGTCACTACGCTGCGATCCGCTTCATCACGAACCGCCACCAGCCCGGCATCAATTTCCGGTTTCAGGAAACCGCGCAGGTCGAGCGTGGCGGGCGGTGGCGGCGCAGGGTTGCCGATCTTCACTTCCGGTAACGTCGTCTGATAGATGCGGGCCAGAACCGGCGAGGTGTAATCGCCCAGACGCCAGTTGAGCACGATATAGAACAGACAGGCCGCCAGCCCGGCGACTGCGGCGCAGGCCCAGAGCGGGATCATCGGTCGCCACAGCTTGCGCAGCACCGGCTGATCGGTGGGATGCGGTGACAGCGCCGTCGCGTAATTGCCGCGCACGCTTCTGATCATCTGCAGCAGACGCTGTTTGATGGTCTCCAGCTGCGAACGGCCATTGTCCAGCACCCGGTAGCGGCCTTCGAACCCCAGCAGCAGGCAGAAGTAGATCAGCTCCAGCATCAGAATGTGGCGTCTTGGGTTCTGCGACAGCTTGGCCAGTAGCTGGAAAAACTTCTCGCCACCCCAGGTTTCGTTGTGAAACGTCACCAGTAAGCCGTTGCTGGTCCAGACGCCGCGGCTGCCCCACGGGGTCAGCGCCGCCGCCTCATCCAGCGCGGTACAAAGGCAGTAACGCGCGCCGATGATCACTTCGTAGCCGAGACCGGACTGCTGGCAGCTCAGCTCGAAGCGGCGAATCTGGTCAATCAGTTGCTGGCGCAGTTGCGCCGGATCGTCATGCGATACCGAATGGCGGATCTGTGGAATCGCGTTAATCAGGGGGTTAGCCGCCGCGACCAGCACATTCTGGTGGCTGGCATCGGGCGCAAGATCGCTGTGTGATTTTTGTTGTTCCTGCATCATGCTGCGTGCTCAGTTTATTATTCTGACTGACTGCGGATGGCCCAGAACTCCATGTTCAGGCCCGGAAACTCACCGGCAAGATGCAGCGCAAAAGCGCCCGAGCGCTCCATCTCTTTCCATAGCTCGCTGTTCTTATCCAGTTCGAAATAGCTGTATCCGGCATGCCACGGGATCTGCGGCGGCGCGCCAGGCATCGCCCGAAGTGCCAGGCCCGGTAGTTGCAGCTGCACCAGATCGCGGATTTTACTGACCGGCGCGACTTTCATCTGCGCCGGGAAATGGGTTTTTAGGGTATCAGCCGGCACGCTGGCTTTTACTGCCAGCACAAAGCCAAACTCATGCACCATGCTGCTTTCCGGTACAGTGGCGACGTTAAGGCCGTGCGAGCGCTGGGTCAGCGGCAGCTGAATCGCGCTCTCTTCCATGACCTGCGACAGTCCCTGCCGCAACAGCAGCGACAGACGGCTAAAGCAGCTGTGAAGATCGTCATGGTCATAAAGCGGCAGCGCATCAGGTGCGCGGGCGGGCGTCCAGGTGCTGAGTTCCGCCGCCAGTTGCAGCCAGTGGCTATAGAGCGTTTCAGGATGCAGTAACGGCAGATGTTGCAGATGGCTGTGCAGGCCAAGCTGACGATTGAGCAGCGCCAGCAGCATAAAATCGACCATATCAGCGCTGTTGAAGCGGCCGGTGCCCGGCGCTCGCTGACTCAGTTGCTGACTGCGCTGCTGGATCAGCCCGTACAGGTCGTTAAACATGTTTTGCAGTGGACGACTGCTGTTCAGGCCCAGCATCGGCGGGATGTAGTCGCTGTCGAGCCGGATGTGATTGTCGCTGCGTTTTTCAATCACCTGCGCCACGCCCATCGCAGTCCACTCGGCGGTGAGATCCTGCTCCAGCATCAGACGCAGGCGCAGCTTGCCGAATTGCACTGTGGCGCTGCCCACGGCCTGTGCGTTGTCATCTTCCACGTCCGCTTCCCAGGCAAGGTAGCGCGCCAGAGAGTCCTGCGACTCCTGAAAAGCGACGGCTTCGCGGCCATTGCGTCGGGCCGGTATCGCCAGCACGACCTTGCTGCGGTCAACAGAGGCCGGAAGGTCCAGCGGTGCCGGGCCATGCTGTGGCTGGCTGAAGGAGAAAAATGTGCCATCCGGCAGGCAGCCGCTGGCGGCGCTCAGCGCCAGTTTTCCCTGACGCAGCAACGCTTCATCAAACTCCAGATCGTAAAAGCCCCAGGTATAAGCGCGCTGTGACTGGCCCCACTCACGCAGGGTGCTGAGAAGATAATTTTCTGACTGCTGGAAATGATGGGGACGCAGGAACATCCCCTCGGTCCAGACCACTTTTTCGGCTCTGTTCATAGGCATCACTGTTTTTCCACGCGAAGGCCATTAATCCCCGCCACAATGCGCGCATTCAGCTCGCCATCGTTACGTTTCCAGAACGCCCAGAATGAGGGCGACGCATCTTCAGGCACCGGCAGCGACAGGCGCCAGACTTTGCCGTCCAGCGCCTGATATTCCGCCATGATGCCGATGAAGCGTGTCTCCGGCAGGCTCTTGATGCGCAGCGTTTTACTGCGCTGCTCGGGTGTCAGGAAGAACTGCTGGGTATTGAGTTGTGCGCTGCCCAGTACGGTGGCGGACTGGTTTTGCAGGGAGAAGAAGTCTGCTGACATGAACTCCGCATCGGAGCTCAGTAACAACACCCGGACTTTCAGCGGCGCACCGCCATTGAGCTGATTCTGTCCTTGCACGTCCAGGTTGTAATAAGCCACAGGCTGCTTACTGCTGCTACAGGCCGCCAGCAGCAACGCCAGCAGCACTATCAGCCCACCACGCAGTTGAGTTGTTCTCATCATCAAGCCCTCCCTGCTTTTTGCGATTAGTTAATGATCCAGGTTCCGTTGGTGCTGTTCTGACAGGCAGTGCTGTCACCATTCACCGCGACACAGGTTTTCTTCTTGCTGCTACTGCGCGCACGACGTTTAGGCTGATCGGCTTTAACTGTCTGATCGTAGAGATCGCTTTTCACCACGGCGCGAAACGGCACATAGCCCGTCAACGTAACTGTCGCCTGCGGCGTGGCAGATTGCGGTGCATCTTTCACGGTAGCCGTGCCGCTATCCGGTTTCGCTTCTGCAGCCTGGGCCGGTTCACCCAGCGCCAGCCAGTTGTTCTCCACCTGACCAATCACGGTATAGCTTTCACCGGTTTTCAGCGTCTCCACCACCTTGCCACCGTAGCCTGGCTGGCTCATCACCGAGCCAGGATAGAGCGCGCGGTAAGTCTCGTTAATCGGGCTGAACTGCGCGGGGGGTTTTACGGCATAACGGTGGCTGAGTGCTACGCCGTCCACCGTGCTGGTGACCAGTGTGTCATCGGTCATTTTCGGCGGTGTTTTACAACCCGCGAGAGAGAAAACAAACATCAGGCCTAGTGCAATGTGGAGCTTCGCCATTTTTTTCATGTTGTGTTCCATTCATATCCTGGAGAGAGGCCAAAGGCCGGTTGTGAGTGTTGAAAATTTAGAAACAGGGCTTGAAAGAAGCGCAATCAGGGCCATTCAGAATGATCATTCTTAAACGAACGGCGCAAAACTGTTGCGTAACCTTACAAAAAACGATCAGTTAAAGTTAAGTATGAAAAACCATCAGCGAAGGTATGAGCGGGAATGGAGAAGAATCTGACCTGGCAATAAACGATCAGAAACATGATCAATTTTTTCCCGGCAAATTTTAGCAGGCAGGCAAAACCCAAGTTTTACTAATGCCATCCCTGGTCGTAAAACCGACAAACTGAATACGATTTACATACATAACGCTATTCGCTTACGAAATAAAATGACTTAACACTCCTGTTAACACATGAATTAAATGCTTAAATTTCATGTATTTATTATCATTATAAAATTTCATAGCTACCGCACGAGCCAGGTAGTCCCTGCCCGTGGGTCCGAAATTACGATCCATGTGTAAATATAAGCTGCGAGTTTACAGAAGATTGACAAAATTTCAACGGGCCTATTTCATTAGAATTTACTTAAGAAATAATTAACTAAATAAGTTAAGCCAAATATGTCGAGCTTTTAAGCACCCACTTAGGACAAATCTTAACAACATGCAAAAATATAAAGTATTTTTACAAATTAGTGTTTTCACCCCTGAAGCATCATTAAAGTAACTCATGTAAAAAGTGGCGCTGATTGCGGGTGACGGAAGCGTGGTGAGAAAAGGCATCCTTCACTGAAGTGCCGTTAAAGCGGCAGGATTTATCTGTAAAGAGACAATTTATCAATGAGTTAATTGATTGAATGACAGCGTTGCCGTGAGTGAAGAAGGGAAAGGAATTAAGGCAGATAAGCGAAACGCTACACGGCCACACTCTGTGCGCAGCCAGGACTGATTAAGTGTTCTTTACAAAAATCTGACCGCTGATAAGTTTAAGTGTGTCAGCAGGTTACAAAATCGGGACATAAAAAAACCACGCCTCAGCGTGGTTTAACGGTAACAAACGGAAAAATTATTTGGTGAGGTCGATCAGAAGAAGCCCAGCGGCTCGATGCTGTAACTGACCAGCAGGTTTTTGGTCTGCTGATAGTGGTCCAGCATCATTTTGTGCGTCTCGCGACCAATACCCGATTTTTTATACCCACCAAACGCGGCGTGTGCCGGATAGAGATGGTAGCAGTTAGTCCAGACGCGACCGGCTTTAATCGCCCTGCCCACCCGATAAGCACGGTTGATATCTCGCGTCCAGACGCCCGCACCCAGCCCATAAATAGAGTCGTTAGCGATGCTGACCGCTTCCGCCTCATCCTTAAAAGTGGTGATGCCGATCACCGGTCCAAAGATCTCCTCCTGGAAAACCCGCATGCTGTTGTTGCCTTTCAGCAGGGTGGGCTGAATGTAGTAACCGCTGTTAAGTTCATCATCCAGCTTCTCAACACCCCCACCCACCAGCACTTCAGCTCCCTCCTGACGGGCAACCTCAAGGTAAGAGAGAATTTTATCAAACTGCTGCTGTGACGCCTGCGCGCCGACCATGGTCTCGGTGTCCAGCGGATCGCCCCGTTTAATGGTTTTTACCCGCTTCATTACGGCGGCCATAAACGGTTCGTAGATGGACTCCTGCACCAGTGCACGTGACGGACAGGTACAGATTTCGCCCTGATTCAGGAAGCCCAGCACCACGCCTTCAGCGGCTTTCTCAATAAAGCTCTCTTCCGCCTGCATGATGTCTTCAAAGAAGATGTTGGGTGATTTGCCCCCCAGTTCGACCGTTGAGGGAATCAGGCTTTTCGCTGCCAGTTCCAGAATGTGACCCCCGGTCGCGGTAGAGCCGGTAAAGGCCACCTTAGCAATGCCGGAGTGAGAAGCCAGCGCTTCGCCTGCCTCTTTACCAAAGCCGTGCACCACGTTCAGCACGCCTGGCGGCAGCAGGTCTTTAATCAGATCGACAAAAACGGTGATCGACAGCGGCGTCTGTTCTGCCGGTTTGAGTACAACGCAGTTACCTGCGCCCAGCGCCGGCGCCAGTTTCCAGGCCGCCATTAACAACGGGAAGTTCCAGGGGATAATTTGCGCCACCACGCCCAGCGGCTCGTGGAAATGGTAGGCAGCGGTGAACTCATCAATCTCTGCCGCACTGCCTTCCTGCGCCCGCACACAACCGGCAAAGTAGCGGAAGTGATCGACCGCCAGCGGCATATCCGCCGCCAGCGTTTCGCGTACCGGTTTCCCATTGTCCCAGGTTTCATAGACCGCCATGGTCTCCAGATGCTGTTCCAGCCGATCGGCGATCTTCAGTAACAGCAGAGAACGTTGTTGTGGCGATGTCTTTCCCCAGGCGTCAGCCGCCGCAGCCGCAGCGGCGACGGCGTTATCAACATCGGCGGCATCTGAGCGGGGAAATTCACCGGCCGCAGAGCCGTTCACTGGCGAAGTATTGGTGAAGTAGTTGCCGTTCACCGGCGCGACGAATTCACCATTAATGAAGTTGCCATAATTCTTTTGTAATGTGATCAGAGAACCCTGTTCTCCGGGGGCGGCGTAACGCATGGTCATTCTCCTGACAGGTGACTGATGTAACAATGATGAAACTTATTATTAACATGAAGCATCATTGAGAGCCTGTCAGGTCTGTTATCCGGAAACTGTGACCGCCCCGAAGGAATAGGCGTTTCCGCTTCGTCTTTAGATAATTCCGACTTTTACCCAAACGGCTGTTCAAAGAGAAACTTCTGCGGCACAAAGAGGGTCAACCTGAGGACAAATTCATTCTGGAGATGAACATGCTGGCTTCAGCTATTACCCTGATGCGCGCTAAAGCCAATTTCGTGCATCAGTTTATCCGCAACCCACGCAAGATGGGCAGCATTACGCCCTCATCTGAGGCGTTGTGCCGCGCCATGATCGCATCAGTCGAATGGCCTGAAACATTACGTGTTGCCGAACTCGGCGCGGGTGATGGGGTGCTGACGCGCTGGATACTGGAGCAGATGTCACCTGATGCCACGCTGGATGCTTTTGAGATCAGTAACACGCTGGCAGACAAACTTGTTGCGATGGATGATCCACGCATGACAGTACGGACCTGTTCTGCGGAGTACCTGAGCGGGGAATATGACGTGATTTTCTCTGGCCTGCCGCTGCTGTCACTTCCGCCTGAGCTGCGTGAAGCCATTCTGCGCGCGGTTTATAACGCCCTCGGCCCCAAGGGCGTGTTTGTACAGTTCCAGTACACCTCGCTGACCCAGCCTGACTTGTCGCGCTACTTCACCTGGGAGCGCCAGCGGGTGCTGAAAAACGTGCCACC is a genomic window containing:
- the tssK gene encoding type VI secretion system baseplate subunit TssK, translated to MNRAEKVVWTEGMFLRPHHFQQSENYLLSTLREWGQSQRAYTWGFYDLEFDEALLRQGKLALSAASGCLPDGTFFSFSQPQHGPAPLDLPASVDRSKVVLAIPARRNGREAVAFQESQDSLARYLAWEADVEDDNAQAVGSATVQFGKLRLRLMLEQDLTAEWTAMGVAQVIEKRSDNHIRLDSDYIPPMLGLNSSRPLQNMFNDLYGLIQQRSQQLSQRAPGTGRFNSADMVDFMLLALLNRQLGLHSHLQHLPLLHPETLYSHWLQLAAELSTWTPARAPDALPLYDHDDLHSCFSRLSLLLRQGLSQVMEESAIQLPLTQRSHGLNVATVPESSMVHEFGFVLAVKASVPADTLKTHFPAQMKVAPVSKIRDLVQLQLPGLALRAMPGAPPQIPWHAGYSYFELDKNSELWKEMERSGAFALHLAGEFPGLNMEFWAIRSQSE
- the tssJ gene encoding type VI secretion system lipoprotein TssJ, which encodes MMRTTQLRGGLIVLLALLLAACSSSKQPVAYYNLDVQGQNQLNGGAPLKVRVLLLSSDAEFMSADFFSLQNQSATVLGSAQLNTQQFFLTPEQRSKTLRIKSLPETRFIGIMAEYQALDGKVWRLSLPVPEDASPSFWAFWKRNDGELNARIVAGINGLRVEKQ
- a CDS encoding aldehyde dehydrogenase family protein, with product MRYAAPGEQGSLITLQKNYGNFINGEFVAPVNGNYFTNTSPVNGSAAGEFPRSDAADVDNAVAAAAAAADAWGKTSPQQRSLLLLKIADRLEQHLETMAVYETWDNGKPVRETLAADMPLAVDHFRYFAGCVRAQEGSAAEIDEFTAAYHFHEPLGVVAQIIPWNFPLLMAAWKLAPALGAGNCVVLKPAEQTPLSITVFVDLIKDLLPPGVLNVVHGFGKEAGEALASHSGIAKVAFTGSTATGGHILELAAKSLIPSTVELGGKSPNIFFEDIMQAEESFIEKAAEGVVLGFLNQGEICTCPSRALVQESIYEPFMAAVMKRVKTIKRGDPLDTETMVGAQASQQQFDKILSYLEVARQEGAEVLVGGGVEKLDDELNSGYYIQPTLLKGNNSMRVFQEEIFGPVIGITTFKDEAEAVSIANDSIYGLGAGVWTRDINRAYRVGRAIKAGRVWTNCYHLYPAHAAFGGYKKSGIGRETHKMMLDHYQQTKNLLVSYSIEPLGFF
- a CDS encoding class I SAM-dependent methyltransferase, giving the protein MLASAITLMRAKANFVHQFIRNPRKMGSITPSSEALCRAMIASVEWPETLRVAELGAGDGVLTRWILEQMSPDATLDAFEISNTLADKLVAMDDPRMTVRTCSAEYLSGEYDVIFSGLPLLSLPPELREAILRAVYNALGPKGVFVQFQYTSLTQPDLSRYFTWERQRVLKNVPPAWVYRCTRHYAP